From one Enterobacter kobei genomic stretch:
- a CDS encoding DUF1479 domain-containing protein, with the protein MAVTCASETLPADHNAAIRQLKQELRAQIGDVQTVFNQLSERIAARVAEINALKARGEPVWPVIPFADIQNGTLNDEQREAVKRRGCAVIKGHFPREKALGWDRSMLEYLDRNHFDEVYKGPGDSFFGTLEASRPEIYPIYWSQAQMQARQSSEMAQVQSFLNRLWTFESEGKQWFDPDVSVIYPDRIRRRPPGTTSKGLGAHTDSGALERWLLPAYQQVFAAVFNGKPEEYDPWNAAHRTEVEEYTVDNTTKCSVFRTFQGWTALSDMLPGQGLLHVVPIPEAMAYVLLRPLLDDVPDDELCGVAPGRVLPISAQWHPLLIEALTSIPALEAGDSVWWHCDVIHSVAPVTDQQGWGNVMYIPAAPLCEKNLAYAKRVKAALEKGASPGDFPREDYETTWADRFTLADLNEHGKRALGMPV; encoded by the coding sequence ATGGCTGTTACCTGTGCCAGCGAAACGCTGCCTGCCGATCACAACGCGGCGATCCGTCAACTTAAGCAAGAACTGCGCGCGCAAATCGGCGATGTGCAGACGGTGTTTAATCAGTTAAGCGAACGCATTGCTGCCCGCGTCGCGGAAATTAACGCCCTGAAAGCGCGCGGCGAACCGGTGTGGCCGGTGATCCCTTTTGCCGATATTCAAAATGGCACCCTCAATGACGAGCAGCGCGAGGCGGTAAAACGCCGGGGCTGCGCGGTGATCAAAGGCCACTTCCCGCGTGAAAAGGCGCTGGGCTGGGACCGTTCGATGCTGGAGTATCTCGATCGCAACCACTTTGACGAGGTGTACAAAGGGCCAGGCGACAGCTTCTTCGGCACGCTGGAGGCCTCCCGCCCGGAAATCTACCCCATTTACTGGTCGCAGGCACAAATGCAGGCGCGACAGAGCAGTGAAATGGCGCAGGTGCAGTCGTTTTTAAACCGCCTGTGGACCTTTGAGAGTGAAGGCAAACAGTGGTTTGATCCGGATGTCAGCGTGATTTACCCGGATCGCATTCGCCGCCGTCCGCCGGGCACCACCTCGAAAGGGCTGGGCGCGCACACGGATTCCGGCGCGCTGGAGCGCTGGCTGTTGCCTGCCTATCAACAGGTTTTTGCCGCCGTGTTTAACGGCAAGCCGGAAGAGTACGATCCGTGGAATGCGGCGCACCGCACCGAGGTGGAAGAGTACACCGTCGATAACACCACCAAATGCTCGGTGTTCCGTACCTTCCAGGGCTGGACGGCGCTGTCGGATATGCTGCCTGGCCAAGGCTTGCTGCACGTGGTGCCGATCCCGGAAGCAATGGCTTATGTGCTGCTGCGCCCGCTGCTCGATGATGTGCCGGATGACGAGCTGTGCGGCGTCGCGCCAGGGCGCGTGCTGCCGATTTCCGCCCAGTGGCACCCGCTGCTTATTGAGGCGCTGACCAGTATTCCGGCACTGGAGGCCGGGGATTCGGTCTGGTGGCACTGCGATGTGATCCACTCCGTCGCGCCGGTCACCGATCAGCAGGGCTGGGGCAACGTGATGTATATCCCTGCCGCGCCGCTGTGCGAGAAAAACCTCGCCTATGCGAAACGCGTGAAAGCGGCACTGGAAAAAGGCGCGTCGCCGGGCGACTTCCCGCGCGAAGACTATGAAACCACCTGGGCGGATCGCTTTACGCTGGCCGATCTGAACGAGCACGGCAAACGTGCGCTGGGGATGCCGGTTTAA
- a CDS encoding formate C-acetyltransferase/glycerol dehydratase family glycyl radical enzyme, with the protein MTTLRLDTLTDRIKAHKNALITITKPPVCTERALHYTQAYQQNMDKPIPVRRALALAHHLAERTIWIKHDELIVGNQASMVRAAPIFPEYTVTWIEKEIDDLADRPGAGFAVSEENKRVLHEICPWWRGQTVQDRCYGMFTDEQKSLLESGIIKAEGNMTSGDAHLAVNFPLVLELGMDGLRQKVAERRSRINLTVLDDLHGEQFLKAIDIVLEAVSLHIARYADLARKMAQEEPRESRRHELLAIAENCDVIAHQPPKTYWQALQLCYFIQLILQIESNGHSVSFGRMDQYLYPYYRRDVELDQSLAREDAIEMLHACWLKLLEVNKIRSGSHSKASAGSPLYQNVTIGGQKLVNGKPQDAVNPLSYAILESCGRLRSTQPNLSVRYHAGMSNDFLDACVQVIRCGFGMPAFNNDEIVIPEFIKLGIEPADAYDYAAIGCIETAVGGKWGYRCTGMSFINFARVMLAALEGGRDATSGKVFLPQAQALSKGNFSDFSQVMDAWDTQIRYYTRKSIEIEYVVDTMLEENVHDILCSALVDDCIERAKSIKQGGAKYDWVSGLQVGIANLGNSLAAVKKLVFDQGAIGQQELASALAEDFEGLTHEQLRQRLINSAPKYGNDDDSVDLLLARAYQTYIEELKQYHNPRYGRGPIGGNYYAGTSSISANVPFGAATMATPDGRKAHTPLAEGASPASGTDHLGPTAVIGSVGKLPTNAILGGVLLNQKLNPATLENDSDRQKLMMLLRTFFEVHKGWHIQYNIVSRETLIAAKQHPDQYRDLVVRVAGYSAFFTALSPDAQDDIIARTEHTL; encoded by the coding sequence ATGACCACCTTACGTCTCGATACCCTGACCGACCGCATCAAGGCGCATAAAAACGCGCTGATCACCATCACTAAACCGCCGGTCTGCACCGAACGTGCGCTGCACTACACCCAGGCCTACCAGCAGAATATGGATAAGCCGATCCCGGTGCGTCGCGCCCTCGCCCTCGCCCATCATCTGGCGGAGCGCACCATCTGGATCAAGCATGATGAGCTGATTGTCGGCAACCAGGCGAGCATGGTACGCGCCGCGCCGATCTTCCCGGAATACACGGTAACGTGGATTGAAAAAGAGATCGACGATCTTGCCGACCGCCCGGGTGCCGGGTTTGCCGTCAGCGAAGAGAATAAACGCGTGCTGCATGAAATCTGTCCGTGGTGGCGCGGGCAGACGGTGCAGGATCGCTGCTACGGCATGTTTACTGATGAGCAAAAATCGCTGCTGGAAAGCGGCATCATCAAAGCCGAAGGCAATATGACGTCCGGCGATGCACACCTGGCGGTGAACTTCCCGCTGGTGCTGGAGCTGGGAATGGACGGGCTGCGCCAGAAAGTCGCCGAGCGCCGTTCGCGCATCAATCTGACGGTGCTGGACGATCTGCACGGCGAGCAGTTCCTGAAAGCCATTGATATCGTGCTGGAAGCCGTCAGCCTGCATATCGCACGCTATGCGGATCTGGCGCGCAAAATGGCGCAGGAAGAGCCCCGCGAAAGCCGTCGCCACGAGCTGCTGGCGATCGCGGAAAACTGCGACGTCATCGCCCATCAGCCGCCGAAAACGTACTGGCAGGCCTTACAGCTGTGCTATTTCATCCAGTTGATTTTGCAGATCGAATCGAACGGTCACTCGGTATCCTTTGGTCGTATGGATCAGTATCTGTATCCGTATTATCGCCGTGACGTGGAGCTGGACCAGAGCCTGGCGCGGGAAGATGCCATTGAAATGCTGCACGCCTGCTGGCTGAAGTTGCTGGAAGTGAACAAGATCCGCTCCGGCTCGCATTCGAAAGCCTCGGCTGGCAGCCCGCTGTATCAGAACGTTACCATCGGCGGTCAGAAGCTGGTGAACGGCAAGCCGCAGGATGCGGTTAACCCGCTCTCTTATGCGATCCTCGAATCCTGCGGACGCCTGCGCTCCACCCAGCCTAACCTCAGCGTGCGTTATCATGCGGGGATGAGCAACGATTTCCTCGACGCCTGCGTCCAGGTGATCCGCTGCGGCTTCGGCATGCCGGCGTTCAACAACGACGAGATCGTTATCCCGGAATTTATCAAGCTCGGGATCGAACCGGCAGACGCTTACGATTATGCGGCAATTGGCTGCATCGAAACCGCTGTCGGCGGTAAGTGGGGCTATCGCTGCACCGGCATGAGCTTTATTAACTTCGCCCGCGTCATGCTGGCGGCGCTGGAAGGCGGACGCGACGCCACCAGCGGTAAAGTGTTCCTGCCCCAGGCGCAGGCGTTGTCCAAAGGCAACTTCAGCGATTTCTCGCAGGTGATGGACGCCTGGGACACGCAGATCCGCTACTACACCCGTAAATCCATTGAGATTGAGTATGTGGTGGACACCATGCTGGAAGAGAACGTGCACGACATTCTCTGCTCGGCGCTGGTGGACGACTGCATTGAACGTGCGAAAAGTATCAAACAGGGCGGCGCGAAATATGACTGGGTATCGGGTTTGCAGGTGGGGATCGCCAACCTCGGCAACAGCCTCGCGGCAGTGAAAAAGCTGGTATTCGATCAGGGAGCGATTGGTCAACAGGAACTGGCCAGCGCGCTGGCGGAGGATTTTGAAGGGCTGACCCATGAGCAGCTGCGTCAGCGTCTGATCAATAGCGCGCCGAAATACGGCAACGATGACGACAGCGTGGATCTGCTGCTGGCTCGCGCTTATCAGACCTACATTGAAGAACTGAAACAGTACCATAATCCGCGCTATGGCCGTGGCCCGATCGGCGGTAATTACTACGCCGGTACCTCCTCCATTTCCGCCAACGTGCCGTTTGGTGCCGCAACGATGGCGACCCCGGATGGCCGTAAAGCGCATACCCCGCTGGCAGAAGGCGCAAGCCCGGCCTCCGGTACCGATCATTTAGGGCCAACGGCGGTGATTGGCTCGGTCGGTAAACTGCCGACGAACGCGATCCTGGGCGGCGTGTTGCTGAACCAGAAGCTGAATCCGGCGACGCTGGAAAATGACAGCGACCGCCAGAAGCTGATGATGCTGCTGCGGACCTTCTTCGAAGTGCACAAGGGCTGGCATATTCAGTACAACATTGTATCGCGCGAGACGTTAATCGCCGCGAAGCAGCATCCGGATCAATACCGTGATTTAGTGGTGCGCGTGGCGGGTTATTCGGCGTTCTTCACCGCCCTGTCGCCGGATGCACAGGACGATATTATCGCCCGTACCGAACATACCCTGTAA
- a CDS encoding glycoside hydrolase family 31 protein, which produces MKTLKNWTLHSQSDHHLELLVDGQHTLCLYVLEETLFRVLVKRKGELALDRTWSIAPAQDVPWEGRPRDDLSGFRCPAWTLSRTEDTLTVESAALRVTVHQPLWLEWHYRDDAGQWQWLAGDRPTSAYLLNAHGDGVAHYLRREKTERFYGLGEKAGDLQRNAKRYEMRNLDVMGYNAVSTDPLYKHIPFTITRRDDISYGLFYDNLSSCWLDLGNEIDNYHTAYRRWQAEAGDIDYYVFTGKRVLDVTKAFVRLTGKTLFGPKWSLGYSGSTMHYTDAPDAQDQLMSFIRLCAEHAIPCDSFQLSSGYTSINNKRYVFNWNYDKVPQPKVMSSAFHEAGIKLAANIKPCLLQDHPRYEEVAQQGLFIRDSESNAPERSSFWDDEGSHLDFTHPQTIAWWQNGVTTQLLEMGIDSTWNDNNEYEVWDGEARCHGFGREIAIKHIRPVMPLLMMRASMEAQQRFAPNKRPYLISRSGCAGMQRYVQTWSGDNRTNWDTLRYNTRMGVGMSLSGLFNVGHDVGGFSGDKPDAELFVRWVQNGVMHPRFTIHSWNDDHTVNEPWMYPAVTPAIRSAIELRYRLLPYLYTLLWQAHADDEPMLRPTFLDHEHDEQTFEECDDFLLGRDLLVASVVEPGQRQRRVWLPDNQSGWYHFYSGEWFSGGQWVTLDAPLEKLPLLVRAGAGLPLSERIIQVDASADDSRELKLYPLKGVGKSTGLLFEDDGESWGYKEGNALWVNWEMTCDAGSISLNITPHGDYNPAWKALRVSLPAGEKRQLLVNGIATDTWRRC; this is translated from the coding sequence ATGAAAACGTTGAAAAACTGGACGCTGCACTCGCAGTCTGACCACCATCTTGAACTGCTGGTCGACGGGCAACATACGCTGTGCCTCTATGTGCTGGAAGAGACGCTGTTTCGCGTGCTGGTTAAACGCAAAGGCGAGCTGGCGCTGGACAGAACCTGGAGCATCGCCCCGGCGCAGGACGTTCCCTGGGAAGGCCGCCCCCGCGACGATCTCAGCGGTTTTCGTTGCCCGGCGTGGACGCTGTCCCGCACCGAGGACACCCTGACGGTGGAGAGCGCCGCCCTGCGCGTTACCGTCCATCAGCCGCTGTGGCTGGAGTGGCATTATCGTGATGACGCGGGCCAGTGGCAGTGGCTGGCGGGGGATCGTCCCACCAGCGCTTATCTGCTCAATGCTCACGGCGACGGCGTGGCGCACTATCTGCGTCGTGAGAAAACCGAACGTTTTTATGGCCTGGGAGAAAAGGCCGGAGACTTGCAGCGCAACGCCAAGCGTTATGAGATGCGCAATCTGGATGTGATGGGCTATAACGCCGTCAGCACCGATCCGCTGTACAAACATATCCCCTTCACCATTACCCGCCGGGATGACATCAGCTACGGCCTGTTTTATGACAACCTCAGCAGTTGCTGGCTGGATCTGGGTAACGAGATCGACAACTATCACACCGCCTATCGCCGCTGGCAGGCGGAAGCGGGCGATATTGATTACTACGTGTTTACCGGTAAACGGGTGCTGGACGTTACCAAGGCCTTTGTGCGTCTGACCGGCAAAACGCTGTTCGGGCCAAAATGGAGCCTGGGCTACAGCGGTTCTACCATGCACTACACCGACGCGCCGGATGCGCAGGATCAGCTGATGAGTTTCATCCGCTTGTGCGCGGAGCACGCCATTCCGTGCGATTCGTTCCAGCTGTCATCGGGCTATACCTCCATCAACAATAAGCGCTACGTCTTTAACTGGAATTACGACAAAGTGCCGCAGCCGAAGGTGATGTCCAGTGCGTTTCATGAGGCGGGTATTAAGCTGGCGGCAAACATCAAGCCCTGTCTGTTGCAGGATCACCCGCGGTACGAGGAGGTGGCGCAGCAGGGGCTGTTTATCCGTGATTCCGAAAGCAACGCGCCGGAGCGCTCCAGCTTCTGGGATGACGAAGGATCGCACCTCGATTTTACCCATCCACAGACCATCGCCTGGTGGCAGAACGGCGTCACCACGCAACTGCTGGAGATGGGCATTGACTCCACCTGGAACGATAACAACGAATACGAAGTCTGGGATGGCGAAGCGCGCTGTCACGGCTTCGGACGCGAAATTGCTATTAAGCATATCCGCCCGGTGATGCCGCTGTTAATGATGCGCGCCTCGATGGAAGCCCAGCAGCGTTTTGCGCCGAATAAGCGCCCGTATCTGATCTCCCGCTCCGGCTGCGCCGGAATGCAGCGCTACGTGCAGACCTGGAGCGGCGATAACCGCACCAACTGGGATACGCTGCGCTACAACACGCGCATGGGCGTGGGCATGAGTCTGTCGGGACTGTTTAACGTCGGCCATGATGTCGGCGGTTTCTCCGGCGATAAACCGGATGCCGAACTGTTTGTCCGTTGGGTGCAGAACGGCGTGATGCATCCGCGTTTCACTATTCACTCATGGAATGACGATCACACGGTGAACGAGCCGTGGATGTATCCGGCGGTGACGCCTGCGATCCGTAGCGCTATCGAACTGCGTTACCGCCTGCTGCCTTATCTCTACACGCTGTTGTGGCAGGCCCATGCCGATGATGAACCCATGCTGCGCCCAACGTTCCTCGATCACGAACACGATGAGCAAACGTTTGAAGAGTGTGACGATTTTCTGCTGGGCCGCGATCTGCTGGTGGCGAGCGTGGTGGAGCCGGGCCAGCGCCAGCGCCGCGTGTGGCTGCCGGATAACCAGAGCGGCTGGTACCATTTCTACAGCGGCGAGTGGTTCAGCGGCGGTCAGTGGGTGACGCTCGATGCTCCGCTGGAAAAATTGCCACTGCTGGTGCGCGCCGGGGCGGGCTTGCCACTGAGCGAGCGAATTATTCAAGTTGACGCCAGCGCGGATGATAGCCGTGAATTAAAGCTGTACCCGCTGAAAGGCGTCGGCAAAAGTACCGGGCTGCTGTTTGAAGATGACGGTGAATCCTGGGGGTACAAAGAGGGGAACGCGCTGTGGGTGAACTGGGAAATGACCTGCGATGCCGGATCCATATCACTGAATATCACCCCGCACGGCGATTATAATCCGGCGTGGAAAGCGCTGCGGGTATCGTTACCGGCAGGGGAAAAACGGCAGTTGTTAGTGAATGGCATCGCTACAGACACATGGCGGCGATGCTAA
- a CDS encoding Cof-type HAD-IIB family hydrolase, with the protein MTVKVIVTDMDGTFLDDAKTYDRDRFLAQFEQLQHRGIEFVVASGNQYYQLISFFPEIQDRISFVSENGALVYEHGQQLFHGELTRHEYQIVLGELLKDKGLNFVACGLESAYVSDRAPDAFVELMSHHYHRLKPVRDYHEIDDKMFKFSLNLPDSQIPQLIDALHVSLDGIMKPVTSGFGFVDLIIPGLHKANGITRLLKRWGISPNECVTIGDSGNDAEMLRMTGYSFAMDNAGDAIKAIARHRTDDNNHQGALNVIQAVLDGTGPFTA; encoded by the coding sequence ATGACCGTTAAAGTTATCGTCACCGATATGGACGGAACTTTCCTTGATGATGCCAAAACCTACGATCGCGATCGTTTTCTGGCACAGTTTGAGCAGCTACAGCACCGCGGCATTGAGTTCGTGGTCGCCAGCGGTAACCAGTATTATCAGCTCATCTCCTTCTTCCCGGAAATTCAGGACCGTATTTCATTCGTCTCCGAAAATGGCGCGCTGGTTTATGAACATGGCCAGCAACTTTTCCACGGCGAGCTGACCCGCCATGAATATCAGATCGTGCTCGGCGAACTGCTGAAGGATAAAGGGCTGAATTTTGTCGCCTGCGGGCTGGAAAGCGCCTACGTCAGCGATCGCGCCCCGGACGCCTTTGTCGAACTGATGTCGCATCATTATCACCGCCTGAAACCGGTGCGCGATTATCATGAGATCGACGACAAAATGTTTAAGTTCTCGCTTAACCTGCCGGACAGCCAGATACCACAACTCATTGACGCGCTGCATGTGTCCCTCGACGGCATTATGAAACCCGTCACCAGCGGCTTTGGGTTTGTCGATCTAATTATTCCGGGCCTGCACAAAGCCAACGGCATTACCCGTCTGCTGAAACGCTGGGGCATATCGCCGAATGAATGCGTGACCATCGGCGACAGCGGCAACGATGCGGAGATGCTGCGCATGACCGGTTACTCCTTTGCCATGGACAATGCCGGGGATGCGATTAAAGCTATCGCCCGTCACCGCACGGACGATAACAATCACCAGGGCGCGCTGAACGTTATTCAGGCGGTGCTCGACGGTACCGGCCCCTTCACGGCCTGA
- a CDS encoding LacI family DNA-binding transcriptional regulator, giving the protein MDKKLKIAEIAARTRLSASTVSRVLAGKANTSEKARAAVLACARELGVMDGMAAGRLLLNSLLVFAPQRAFDERSDIFYYRVIQSISKALAPHEVHLRYCALEENDSDANLFLAKMNDSDTQAAILLGIDDEHIHDLAADLAKPCVLINCRDRKMRLPAIAPDHRLIGEFAARYLFEMGHRNVMNVLCLRRYTMELRLSGIRDAWRAHNVRFSDNRDVLLVQSFSAREAEDRVGEWLDAQPLKSLPTAFLLGGDFLAAGAVKALQKRGLRVPQDVSVMSIDGFNLAAIQEVPLTAVHVPRDELGEEAVHLLQQRLIRPDAPTGTLLLNGRLTVRESVRRIRPDKRRTAVERAGLYDD; this is encoded by the coding sequence ATGGACAAAAAGCTCAAAATCGCTGAAATCGCTGCCCGCACGCGGCTGTCCGCCAGTACCGTATCGCGTGTGCTGGCGGGAAAGGCTAACACCAGCGAAAAAGCCCGGGCGGCGGTGCTGGCCTGCGCCCGTGAACTGGGCGTCATGGACGGCATGGCCGCCGGACGGCTGCTGCTCAATAGCCTGCTGGTGTTCGCGCCGCAGCGGGCCTTTGATGAGCGCTCGGACATCTTCTATTACCGCGTCATCCAGAGCATCAGCAAAGCGCTGGCTCCCCACGAGGTGCATCTGCGGTACTGCGCGCTGGAGGAGAACGACAGCGACGCCAACCTGTTTCTGGCAAAAATGAATGACAGCGACACCCAGGCGGCGATCCTGCTCGGTATCGACGACGAACATATCCACGATCTGGCTGCCGATCTTGCGAAGCCCTGCGTATTAATTAACTGTCGGGATCGCAAAATGCGGCTGCCCGCCATCGCGCCGGATCACCGGCTGATTGGCGAGTTTGCCGCCCGCTATCTGTTCGAAATGGGTCATCGCAATGTGATGAACGTGCTGTGCCTGCGCCGCTACACCATGGAGCTGCGGCTGTCGGGCATTCGTGATGCCTGGCGCGCCCATAACGTCCGCTTCAGCGATAACCGTGACGTGCTGCTGGTGCAGAGTTTTAGCGCCCGGGAGGCGGAAGATCGGGTTGGGGAATGGCTCGATGCCCAGCCTTTAAAATCGCTGCCGACGGCCTTTCTGCTGGGCGGTGATTTCCTGGCGGCGGGGGCGGTGAAGGCGCTGCAAAAACGCGGGCTGCGCGTGCCGCAGGACGTGTCGGTAATGAGTATCGATGGCTTTAACCTGGCGGCGATCCAGGAGGTGCCGCTCACCGCGGTACACGTTCCGCGCGACGAACTGGGGGAAGAGGCAGTGCATCTGTTGCAGCAGCGGCTGATCCGCCCTGACGCGCCAACGGGCACGCTGTTACTTAACGGCAGGCTGACGGTGCGGGAATCGGTGCGGCGGATACGCCCGGATAAAAGGCGCACCGCCGTGGAAAGGGCAGGGTTGTATGATGATTAA
- a CDS encoding MFS transporter yields the protein MSQDINNPVAVGKPRRMIKNLRWWVLVLFLLGVTVNYITRNSLGILAPELKDSLGITTEQYSYIVGAFQLAYTIFQPLCGWLIDVIGLKLGFMICAALWALACILHAGAGSWLQLAILRFFMGGAEAAATPANAKTLGEWFPKSERPVAAGWAGVGFSIGAMLAPPIIYFAHASFGWQGAFMFTGALALLWVVLWWAFYHNPDKHPNLSKEELAYIQQDNEPHTEKLPFFTALKTVSKNKRFYGIAIPAFMAEPAWAVMSFWVPLYLAKEHGMDLKQIAMFAWLPFLAADLGSIASGYLTKLYTRWFGCARINSIVASSVTGAFLMISLAVVTLTRDPYIIIGLISIGGFGHQIISCMLSALVVESFDKGQMATVNGMRGSCAWIASFLFSLLIGVTADKIGFNPLFVAMGFFDLIGAFFLVAFIAERRAKRA from the coding sequence ATGAGTCAGGACATTAACAACCCAGTCGCGGTCGGCAAGCCGCGTCGCATGATCAAGAATCTTCGCTGGTGGGTGCTGGTGCTGTTTTTGCTCGGCGTCACCGTCAACTACATCACCCGTAACTCGCTGGGCATTCTGGCACCGGAATTAAAAGACAGCCTCGGTATTACCACAGAACAGTATTCGTACATTGTTGGCGCGTTCCAGCTCGCCTACACCATTTTTCAGCCGCTGTGCGGCTGGCTGATTGACGTGATCGGCCTGAAGCTGGGCTTTATGATCTGCGCCGCCCTCTGGGCGTTAGCCTGTATTTTACATGCCGGGGCCGGTAGCTGGCTGCAACTGGCGATCCTGCGCTTCTTTATGGGGGGGGCGGAAGCGGCAGCGACACCAGCAAACGCCAAAACGCTGGGGGAGTGGTTCCCGAAATCGGAACGTCCGGTCGCTGCGGGCTGGGCGGGCGTCGGGTTTTCGATTGGCGCGATGCTGGCCCCGCCGATTATCTATTTTGCTCATGCCTCTTTCGGCTGGCAGGGTGCGTTTATGTTTACCGGCGCGCTGGCGCTGCTGTGGGTGGTGCTGTGGTGGGCGTTCTATCACAACCCGGATAAACACCCGAACCTCAGCAAAGAAGAACTGGCCTATATTCAGCAGGATAATGAGCCGCACACTGAAAAGCTGCCCTTCTTTACCGCGCTGAAAACCGTGTCGAAAAACAAACGTTTTTACGGTATCGCCATCCCGGCGTTTATGGCGGAACCGGCCTGGGCGGTGATGAGCTTCTGGGTGCCGCTTTATCTGGCAAAAGAGCACGGTATGGATCTGAAACAGATCGCCATGTTCGCCTGGCTGCCGTTCCTCGCCGCCGACCTCGGCAGCATCGCCAGCGGCTATCTCACCAAACTCTATACCCGCTGGTTTGGCTGCGCGCGTATTAACTCCATCGTCGCCAGCTCAGTGACCGGGGCGTTTCTGATGATCTCGCTGGCTGTCGTCACCCTCACCCGCGATCCGTACATCATCATCGGCCTGATCTCCATTGGCGGCTTCGGCCATCAGATCATCTCCTGCATGCTGAGCGCGCTGGTAGTGGAGTCGTTCGATAAGGGCCAGATGGCGACGGTCAACGGTATGCGCGGCTCCTGCGCGTGGATCGCCAGCTTCCTGTTCTCGCTGCTGATTGGCGTTACCGCCGACAAGATCGGCTTCAACCCGCTGTTTGTCGCCATGGGTTTCTTTGACCTGATCGGTGCTTTTTTCCTGGTGGCATTTATTGCTGAACGTCGCGCTAAACGCGCCTGA